DNA from Victivallaceae bacterium:
CGGGGGTTGCAATAGGTAACCTGGTTTTAGCATCTTCCGCTCTGGTTAGATCTTCCGGATCGGAAGGAATTCCTAAACCGGAAAGCACATTTCCGGATAAATTCCATGTTGCTCCCAACGAAATTAAAGTAGAATCTATTTCCAATTTAAAACTCATAATTCATCCTTTTTATTTAAATAAAATGCAAATTAAATAATTATCGTTTAAATAAAAGCAAAATTAAATAAATAATGGAACTTTTTATGAAAAAAAATAAAAGGAAACGATTGTCTAAAATCGTCGTTACCAAATCGGCTTCCGTTTTACCCTCACCTTTGGCATCTTCAAGCCAATTTAATATTTCGCCTACGGAAATTTCTTCGAATATTCCTATTAACATGAGTAACCAACGAATAAGAAATGTTGCTAATCCCACAGATCCGACTGACGCGGTCAATGCCAAATATTTATCGGATAATTACGTGAAAATAGGAGATTCTTCCGATAAAGCTCTATTCCTCAGTTTGTCGGGAGGAGTCATGCGAGGTCCTATTAATATGAATAATCAAACTTTAAGCAATCTTCCGACACCGATTAATACAAATTTGAGTCAAGCCGCTAATGTAAATTATGTTAATCAACAAGTTGATCCCATAAAACAAAATGTTACCTCTTTTGAGACCTTAATTACGAATCAACAACAAGAAATAACCGTTATCGAAACTGCATTAGGGTTGTTGCCTTCTACGGAATCATTGTTCCTGAAAAAAACCGGAGGAACAATGAAAGGAACGATCGATATGAGTAACAATTTTATAACGAATCTGGCAACTCCTACGGACACCGATTTAACATCAGGAGCCAATGTTCAATATGTAATCAATAATAGAAATGCTCTACAAGCCGCCGTAAATAATAATACCACTACGCTGAATACATTAACCGGAAAAGTATCGGGAATCGAAAACGTATTAGGACTATCTCTGGGCTCATTTACCTCATTTTTAAAAACTTCAGGAGGAACGATGACAGGGCCGATAAATATGGGAAATCAAACTATAACTAACCTCGTAACTCCCAATGCAACAGATCCGAGCCAAGCAGCCAATGTAGATTTCGTAATCAAAAATTCTCCTATTACAAGGACTTTGATCACGGCTATTAAACAAGCACCTTCAGGCGGAAGTACAGTATGGAACGTCGGTAATTACAATTATACATGGGCTTCCAATGCTTACATCCAATCCGACGATGCCGATAAATATTTCTCGATATCAGGCGTGAATCTGATCGCAGTCGTCGATTCGATTTGGCTCTATTGGAATTGTACGACCGTTTCCCCGGTATCTACTACAATTACAGTAAAAAGAGACGGGGTCGATTATTATCCGGTACTGTTTTCGAATACTTCCAATTTATCAATACAATGCTTTATGAGACGAAGTAGCTCTGCTTCAACGGCAAACGTTTGGATCTCTACGAACACAACCGTTAACATTCAGAGTTCATCTTGGGGCATCATGAAAATTTAAAACTTTTTCTCTCAAATTAAATTCTAAAATCCTCGAACTAAAATAGTAACGAGGATTATGTACATTCAAACTCCATAGATACCGTCTGTCGGAAAATAAGTCAATGCAAGAGAAACCCAACTCATAGAAGCATTGAAATCACTAACTAATTTTATGTTATTCGGTATACTTGTTGTCTTGACATATTTTGGAGAAAAAATCGTAAATGAATTTTCGTTAACGACTTTCGTATGAGTCATCGTAGTATCTATACCGTTATCCGTAATCACCATTCTTATCGTACCTGTAACCGGAGAGACACACCTAACCACAATCGCAATTATATAAGTACCTTGAACCAACAAGGAAAAATATCTGCTATCATCCGCGGTGGGTCTCGTAGCATTCGATTCAAAAGAGAACAACTTGCTATCTATGAAGATTTCGTTTCTCACAAAACACCCAGGCTTAAGTACAATGAACGGCATAGGCGCCCCAGAAATTATATCGGGATACCCTCCGGCAACATAGGAGACATAATAAAAACCTGTCGGGGCATCCCAAGACTCAAGCCCGTAATTCATGACAAAATCAGTCGTAACCGCATTTGTCAGATCTGTTTCTTTAGGTGTTTGAAGATTGGTTATAATATGATTTCCCATATCTATTGATCCGGTCATGGTTCCTCCCGATAAATACAGAAATTTAGACGTAGAAGGAGAAGGTATACCTACCTCGGGCTCTATGGAGTCGATTTTAGTTCCCAGAGCCGTAGTACCGTTAATCAATTCATTAAGTCCGGTCGGAACATCAGTTTTAATAAATTCAACGTTTACCAATTGGGAAAGATCGTTATCGGTAGGAGTCTTCAAATTAATAAGCTTGTTATTATTCATATCTATATTCGGACGAGGATTTGTTCCCGACGGATCCAATGCGTTCATGCTCCCCCCTAACAGAGGCATTAATGCGGAATCGGAATAATCAATCTCAGAAGAACCGATTACATAGATGATATCGGTTATCGCTGTGTTTAAATTAGTCATATCGGTATTCAAATCGGAAAACGGATCATTGATGTCTTTAACGGCTTGATTCACGAAGCCCACGGAAGCTACCATATCTAAGGGCTGATCTACCGTAGGAACTCCATTAATCACGAATTCATCCATATCAACCGCCCCCGTTAAGGTACTTCCCAATAACGAGACAAAGTTCACTTCTGCCCCACTTTGACCCGGTCTTAAAATATCTCTAAGTTCATCAAGAATCACCAAATCTTGAGGCTGTTCGGATCGTAATAGAGAAAATATTTTTTCTCCGTTAAGATTCAATATCTTACGCATAATAACATCGGTAATGCCGACATTCAAAGCCGCTGTAGTTAAGGGATAAGAAGGAACAGCGACTGTTCCTAAAACAAATTTATTTTGTTTTTTCATTATAAAAAACCTTTAAAAAGAATTTAAAGATTTAGATAAGACATATATGTATAAATAACAACTTTATTTTATTTTAAAAATAAAAACGGTAGGATGTTTTTTTAATCTATTTACTATATCTTGTAAATTTCTCAATTTCCATACCGAAACGGATGCCGTGGAAACGAACTGATCAGGACTACTCAAATCACAGGCAACACTAAGGATCGTATTTTCATGAAGAGTATTAACTAAAGATAAAAACGTGTGTTCGTTTCTATAAGGCGTTTCTATAAAAACGAAAGTCTCCATCAAACATCCTCCCTTAGGAGATCCGGACTGACACTGTTTAATTAATTTTTCTCGTGATTTAGAATCTTTCGGAAAATATCCCATAAAAGAGAAACGCTGGCAATATAGCCCGGACAACATAAGAGCCGTCGTTAAAGAACAAGGACCGGATAAAGACTTAACGATGATTTTACGTTCATAGGCTCTTGCCACGAGGCCGCTACCGGGATCGGCTATACAAGGAAGACCTGCATCCGATACAAATCCCCAATTCTCTCCTGCCGTGATAGGATCAAGAAAAAAATCATACTCTGAAGGACGTTTGATTTTTTTGTCTAAAACGGCAATAGGAAATTTTCCGGCTCGAGCAATCCTACATAATTTTAAAAAGGACATACCTCCCGAAAAACTTTCGGCTATGAGTCCATCCAAACTATCCGTAACCGCAACCAATTCACCGGGAAGTTCACTTAAACAGGTGTGTCCCAAACTATTAGGCA
Protein-coding regions in this window:
- a CDS encoding SAM-dependent methyltransferase, giving the protein MSLILLPNSLGHTCLSELPGELVAVTDSLDGLIAESFSGGMSFLKLCRIARAGKFPIAVLDKKIKRPSEYDFFLDPITAGENWGFVSDAGLPCIADPGSGLVARAYERKIIVKSLSGPCSLTTALMLSGLYCQRFSFMGYFPKDSKSREKLIKQCQSGSPKGGCLMETFVFIETPYRNEHTFLSLVNTLHENTILSVACDLSSPDQFVSTASVSVWKLRNLQDIVNRLKKHPTVFIFKIK